The Raphanus sativus cultivar WK10039 chromosome 2, ASM80110v3, whole genome shotgun sequence DNA segment CTTGGCACTGTTGTGGATCAATCTGCTGTTCATAAGCTTCAGATATCTTTCCCTGCAGCCAGTATGCACCAATCTCCTGAACGTTCAGACTCGTGCCCTCTCCTGCATCCTCTTTATTTATCCCTGCATCCACCTGCACACCTCCAGTTTTCTGAGGTTCTTCAtcctcttcgtcttcttccacTGGTACCACATCAGCATCACTCTCCTCGTCATCTTCTTCACTATCCCCAATCTCAACAGTCACATCATTAACCCCCTCACCCTCATTTGCATTACCATAAACAGAATCACCGCCCTCTTGAAAGTCAGTGATCAACTTCCCAACGGAAACAAGCTGATCAAAAACCTGATTAATCTGATCATGTTCAGTTCTCAGCAGCTTCTTAATCTCAACCTTCTTTTCAACGTTCCTCAATGCATCGTTCTTGAGAAGAGCCAATATCTCATCTGCGAAACCACCAGCAATACTCAGAGGCAACCCACCAAGCTGCTTCTGAATAACACTAAGAAAAGCCTCATAAGCAGCCCTTGTCTCCTTAGTCTTGGGCTGATAAACCACACCATCCCCATCCGTATCCGTGAGCACACTCTCCTCCCTCCTGAGCCGACGCCTCTTGCTCCAACGAGAAGAAGCAGTATCATCCCCAACATCACGCTCCTTCTTCTTAGACTTCTTAAGCCTATCCTCCAGCTCCTGAGGCCTCCTTCCCTTTGCAACTCGATCTCCAAAAGACTTGGGATCCATCTTTCCCCACAGAGTTTCAGGCTCTCCCGTGGGCTCTCGAGGAGGAGGATTCTCACTGGTTAGAACCAAGCTGGAGTTGGCTCTGTACTCATACTGCTTGGACCTAGCATGCCCTTCCGCACCGCCTCCCAACTTCTCCATCaccaaaaccctaaatattcaaaatcaatCAGATGAAACCTTAAAGctagaaaagaaaagaggtTATAAATAGAATAACCCTAAGCGTGAGAGAGAAGAACCTCACGGAAACAGCTACGGAATCTGTTGTCGAGCTTGAATCCTCTTTGCAGAGAGTGAATCTTGAAGAAGGAACCTTCGTGTAGATTTAGGGTTCTCTGTTCCCGCGTCCTCTATCTCCTACGGCTACGGATCGATCGCAATTGAGAGACAACTCGAGACCGTGAAACCTTAAAGctagaaaagaaaagaggtTATAAATAGAATAACGACGTCGGTTCACTGAATGACGGTTTTGATTATGGGCTTTAGATATAACTTGGGCTTATAACATGTTGTGCAACTGGGGCCTGTATGTTCTCTGTTCTATATAAGCTATAATGTATGTGTAGTTGTAATAATGAAAACCTAGATTTTGCGggtgtattttttataaaatatattgtttttccatgtcaatattagagttgggTAAAGAACctgaatccaaaaaatcgaaccaaaaaaaaatacgaaacccaaaccgaaattgattaaatatcaaacttattcaaaattttggcaTTTAGAGAACTAAAACCAAGTCCGATTCCAACCAAATTATTTCGGATATCtgaatgtatttgaaatagattaatatacttatatatattattttaaagagttaatgtatataaaaacattcataatatatatagtacttttaagttggttcaaacaattgaaaatatatatatatatatagtcaaatgtaaatatctaaaataattaagtatactcaaaacaccaaaaatacttaaaaattattaattctctatccaaatatttaaatcaaactaatttatatattaagtttagatattctgacatatgttattcaaatttatatgtaatatgttaatttgtttatatatttttagaaatttaaagtaCATAAtgaatcttaaaaataatttaaatgggttaacAGAACCTAAACGAATTCGTAAAGATCCGAATCGAAtctaaactaaaatttagaaatatctaaatgagactgaaatctttgaccgcAGAAACCCGAAAATCAAACAGACCCAAACTGAACCTGAATGGGTATATGAACATCCACCCCTAATGAAAGAATTACGGTGTGGGTCACTTTTACACATACTAATATCATTCTAAGTCACTTCTCTCGAGACACTTTCCTACTCTTTTACCCTGTTGAAATTTCAATCTTATCCTTATACAAACTAAAGCTTAACTATTTTCTCTCTCATTTACCGTGGTCTTTGCAATTCTGTATCAGATCTATTTTTCTCTCTCCTCAGTTCCTCCCTTGCAGCCATCTTCGTTCTGTGACGGTGAAAAGTCCCCTGGTGCTACTCTCATCTCGACATCGATATCGAGATTGGGTTTCCCACAGTGTCAAAAGACAATACCCTAAAAGGTCAAGGATCCAAACATTTGTCCCCATGGGCGACAGTCAATTGGAGTATAAGCTCAAGCAGAGCAAAGAAAAGGTCATTGACATCGCTAGAAATATGGTTAAGTTCATAAGAAACTTGGGTTGCCAGAATGCCCAATTTAGTCCATAAGATGCAAGAAggtactattttttttatttttttaattaattctaatTTTGATTGAGAAGCTAAAAAGATGGTGAAAAGTGTTTTGCTTTCACCTACCTTTGAAATTCATTCTCTGCATCTTTTTTATGTTTGACCAGATGGAGACAGAGTTCATGTACGAAGAGGTCAGTGTTTCATTCATTTCCCGTTGGTCTGAGACTGCATATTTTTCCATTCATATCAAAGCAAATGTTTCTGGGTTCTGAAGAACAGCGAGTGTAATACAACTGAGGAAGACTCGATGTATGTCCCCATCCTTAGTTTGTCCACTCTTTTGTATGTCTACTCTTCTAGCTCAGAGATGTTccaaaacaagaagaaagttGCTCTGTCAGATCCAAAACATCTTCAATCAACCTGCTATGTTTCCAGCTCATCAGAATTGGTACTTGAGAACCAGTAACATGTTGCAGGTTGTAAAGGCCATATCTCTTAGCTGGGTTGTTCAAGAGTGCAATTTGGTGGCGTGGGAGATTGCAGTAAGCGTAACAAGGGACCATATAGAACCCAATCATACGTTCAAGACgtctttggtttcttttttgCTCGTTATGAGAGCAAGTTACGGGATGCTCCTATTGGatgcattttattttctttctttttcttcttgtttggtTACATGCCTTTCAGGCCCAGAGCACTTATATTTGAATttcaatgacaaaaaaaaaaaagctcatgTGAATTGTAACTTACCTAtatctgtttttcttctttaaacaaAAGGTGTACATGTGGATAACATCATTCTGATGTACATGTGGATCATGAAAAACATGTACAAACAGGTGTACATGTACAAATATGTGTACATGTGGATCatgaaaaaaatgtataaatagGTGTACAATGGAAACTATTTTGCTATCCACAATGGTCAAACGTGCAAATATGTATGTACACAAATCTAAAAACTGCTTGTGTAATAAACTTGGATTATATATGATAACAAGTACAATGTTTCGTGATAGACATGATTATATTCTTGTACACAGTGAAGTTGGTATACATGGACATCAAGTAGACatatactaaaaaaaataagaagtgGCTTTGCAAAAAGTTATGTATCATCACCATTGTTCACAGATTTGTGCCTCCACATCTTAATTCCAAAATCTCGCCTGCACAACAAGCTCAAACAATCAAGAAGACAGAAAGATGTATTATTTGACATTCAGCCATAAAGGAAACCACGTACATTTTTAGTCATGTACATGTTACTTAAGTGAATTTTTAACACTAGTGCCAACAAGAACTTTAAGGTGTATAGCATATCCAACGTTTTTCTCCTTCTGGATTTCTTATCCAAATTCTCTAACTGAATCCAGAGACTTGAAAGTTGTGAGATGAACACTCAAGACACTGTCAAACTAAATCCATCTAAATCAGACACAAGCCCCACAAACATAAAGTCACTTCTTTGTAATCAAAGGTAAATACTTAgctacttaatatttttttcttagtcGTTACTTCAAGAGCTCAACAACCCAATCACCAACACAATTCATATATGTTCTTATGGAAGGAGATCAATCTAGAAATACATAAGCACATTTTGTTTCATCAGAAAGAATCTGAAAACAATTTAATTAGTAGCCAGGTTGTAAAATCAAATCAGTAGGAGTTTCTAAGTgctataatataaaatcaagaaaaataaataacaacttATCAATActagaaacaacaacaaaaataaagcGAGGAACTTACGATTTCTACGCCTTGGAAGTTGGAAGCCCTAGAGAGCAAGAGTTTTGGGTGACTTCCCACCAGCTCCAACCATAAGCACTTCCGCCTGCATTCTAAAACCCAAAATAAGCCTTGGATTAAAACACTTCCTGACTTCCAAAACAGAAGAGTAGCTTTCGAAGCTTACTTCAATGGTGGCTTGTTGTTGCTGTTAGGTATCCATGGGAGGAAAAGTGACGAGATGGAGCAATACGCTAAGCGGCAGTTCAGAGCAGAAGACGGAGAAGAGAggaattaattaaaaaacagCTTTTTCGTATTGAAATTGAAAGGGCAGGACTCCAATCCAGATCTCGATTTGGAAGGATTCGACTCTGATACATATGCAACGAAGTGTCTTTTTGGGTTCTTGGTTTCGTTGTAAGCGGAATGATGATGGGATTCATGAGATTGTCTTCTTTCTCAGACGAAGAATCATTGAATATATGTTCTTTAGCTGCtaactctttttctctctgcACAGAGCCTCTGTTTCATCTTCGTTGCTTGAAGATGATGTTGGTAAATTTTCTAAAGGGTTAAGCTTCTTCTTCGCACTTCGTCGCATGTGTCTGTattttttaaagtgtttttgGAATGAAGGAGAAAAAGCTTTAGATCTGAACCGGAACTCAAAGAATGAATGTTGGCTTTTCAGATTGACATAAGGAAGGGTAGTATGGGTTTTTGATGCGTTGAAACCTGTGATAAGTGTCTAAGGAGCCGAAACTGACTTAGAAtgatataaaatgtataaaattgaCCCTAAGTGTAAATCTCTCCACCCCTAATTTATAATCTAGTTTTTCCTTTAACAATAgagtaaacatataattaatagtattttatacgtactatcatataaataatcacatatatcatattttaaattttaatgtgaaatataaaatcataatttaagttggtatatgaaatttgactttctattgaaacattttttaataatggttattggaaaatatataagtaaaagtaaaattttgaatatatgtatattttgaatcaatttttgatataaatcaaatttaaattattatttttatttgaaaatatataaagtttaaattttattttatgattattttaaataaatgatatttttagataattatattagctcatttttcatatatactaaaattggcccaaatagatagttttcataatataatagatttctaatttttcttaataacataaattcatttttttcctaatatactgatatttatgtttccaaacaatattatatcctttttatattgttattcatgtttccaaataactttatttttcaaactgatatttatgtttccaaacaaacatattttaaaaaaatgctatccaagtttccaaacaaacctatttttaaaaaaatgctatccaagtttccaaacaaacaattttaaaaaattgtcatccatttttccaaataaacctaatttgtacttcggttttagttttaataatatagatgtacAACGCATTATGCAGAAATTAAATGATTAAACCGAGTTATGCTTGATTTGAGAGAACTCAAATATTAAACCCGAGTTAtgattggttttggtttgagGGAAATCagataattatttgatatggtaATTATATTGGGCTGGTTATGGCATCACGTGAGGGCATCCGCATCAGTGATCTTGGGGAGAGgatcataaatttaattttttatttttttattttatttttttcgtttgattactaaaaaaaaaaataataataatatgtggACTAATCGCGGGCCGCCACGCGGCGTGGGGCCCGCCGATACAGTGCTGAACCGGTTCGTCCAGAAGGGGCGCAGGGAGACGGGATCACTCaaattcattattataatatttttttttttgggaagcGTGAGACCTCCCCTCCTGAACCCTTAATGCGTCTGCCCTGAAGGCCTGTTAATGATGTATTAAAGCCAAAGGAAAAGTTTTACTGTCAGTGGCATGAATAGtaatattaatgaaaatttatgggttatttttaaagtgtacttcagttttaatagaatagataaattTAAAGGAATAGATCATACAATCTGCTTGTTCTTGAGCAAAAGAAAATCTTTCTTTGAATAGTGATGTACCAATATTGTTTTCTTGTATAAGAATATAGTATGATCTTATAAAACAACACATaactgataaaataaaaaacaacttttaacataaaaaattaCACAAATCTTGGTTTATCCAATAGAACCCAAAAAAGATTTTGTACCAAACATGATCTCAATTCCCAATATGTATCCAAAATACACTAAGATATATgaacatctaaaataattatctattatATGAAGGTTGGTGGTTCTATTACATGAAAGTTGATGGTTgaagtttgaagtttttaaattatagttttttcgTTAGAATTTAGTAGAATTTaataaaacaacataaataacaaaaataaatattaaaatttcttaaataaaatgaaataatatctatatattttttaaatataatatatgagttttaTATTTGACATAAATTAACAGAAAtttgagaaaacaaaataacatatatatatatatatatatatatatatatatatatatatatatatatatataagttttatagaAAGATGATAATATTTGACACTGTAAATATAATgttatcaaataattaaaagtaacatgttatttttataattttattagttagGTTTTAATTTAGTTTCCTATTTTAGAAAaccaaatattatttaaaatattaggacgagttaaaaataatatttttgttgaatATATTTTCCATTAATGTTTACTTTATACATCATTTAAGTTATTAAATTAGAtgcaatttttaataaatattataaattataaaaacaaaatattcattGGTACATtgtatttaattatgttattttgtttcattgttttatttatagaatttagatttttggaTTCTTATCTCATGTTTTTTCGAATCTTTGTTGTCTCTACGTTTGCTTAGAACTCACTTGCTGTCTGAACAGGCGCGCGCAATCCTGGAATCTCATAACCAGACCGCTACATTTCAAAGGGTTGCCAACATTCTCCTCGTAGCATTTCTTCCACGCTTCGTGATCCGAAGAGCAAGGCATTGGTTTCGGTTCCGGGATCTTAAACTCTTTCTCCCTCAGATCATTGGCTCTCTCGGCCACTTCATGAACAATGCTCCTTTcttgtctctccactttctCAAGAACCTTCTCACCCTCTTTCAAAACGGACTTTATCAATTCCAGCTCCGTGTTTGCTGCTGCTTGTTGCGGTACTGGGAAGAAGAATGGTGGTGACTGCGTCGGTGGTTCTGCCATTGGCTTTGGTTTCTCTGCATGGTGGTGTGTTTTCGCTTGGTCTGCCTTGCTCTGAGGTGACACTTTGGGTTTGGTTTTCTTCGCCTTCCTCTTTGGTTGATTGTCGCCTTCAGCTAACTGATTGATCAGCCTTGAACTTATCTGAATTGTGTAATCGCCCATTTTAATGAGTTTGAACAACCTGGAAGATGAAATTCACATCAAGAAACACATCACACTAACTTAGTAATAAACAGTATATCTTCAGAATCTAATGCTAAGTGAAGATGTAAACAATGAGACTTAGTCAATAACAGTTTCAACTCCTAGTATTTATAGCAATTCAAGATCTTGAAATCGATGAACACACAAAACATAGAAAGCCGAAAGCAAACAGATATGAAAGTTTCTGCATTGGTCCGTttagttaaataatataaatactcAAAACTTTAGACTATGTAAAGCTTAGTTTCATCATTTCTGGTACTGTTTCAAATTCAAATAAGAGGAACATTGAGATAAAGAGGTAAGAAAGCTAAATGATTTTCGCATACAAAGACACTTCCAGATACATTGCCAAGAAATGAGCTATACATATGTTGATTCGATAATCTCTTCAAGTGTTACAGAAAATTGCAATTCACTTCGTAGCTACCACCTATCGAGATTCCTAAAATGGAAG contains these protein-coding regions:
- the LOC130501764 gene encoding uncharacterized protein LOC130501764: MGDYTIQISSRLINQLAEGDNQPKRKAKKTKPKVSPQSKADQAKTHHHAEKPKPMAEPPTQSPPFFFPVPQQAAANTELELIKSVLKEGEKVLEKVERQERSIVHEVAERANDLREKEFKIPEPKPMPCSSDHEAWKKCYEENVGNPLKCSGLVMRFQDCARLFRQQVSSKQT